In Thalassospira sp. ER-Se-21-Dark, one genomic interval encodes:
- the truB gene encoding tRNA pseudouridine(55) synthase TruB: protein MARRRRGKSINGWLAVDKPLEITSSTVVNQVRRLLDANKAGHGGTLDPLASGVLPIAFGEATKTVAYVMDGSKSYRVTLKFGEARSTDDAEGEVIETSDHRPTEDEIKAVLGEFIGEIQQVPPKFSAIKVNGKRAYDLARRDEDVVLQPRPILIKDLRLVDMPDRDHAVFDVVSGKGAYMRSLARDIALRLGTVGYIAALRRTSAGPFSEGNAIPLQELLDMDPDEVMKKLLPVETALDDIPALALTEVEAQRLSSGQPVGLLPVAKRNALENPVVQDEIVCAMLHDRAVALAEITGGEIRPVRVFNL from the coding sequence ATGGCGCGTCGCCGTCGCGGTAAAAGCATTAATGGCTGGCTGGCGGTGGACAAGCCCCTGGAGATCACGTCATCAACCGTGGTCAATCAGGTGCGCCGTCTGCTTGATGCCAACAAGGCCGGACATGGCGGGACACTTGACCCGCTGGCGTCTGGCGTTCTGCCAATTGCCTTTGGCGAAGCAACCAAAACGGTTGCCTATGTCATGGATGGCAGCAAAAGTTATCGCGTGACGTTGAAATTCGGCGAAGCGCGCAGTACAGACGATGCCGAAGGCGAGGTTATTGAAACCTCCGACCATCGTCCGACGGAAGACGAAATCAAGGCTGTGCTGGGTGAATTCATCGGTGAAATCCAGCAGGTGCCGCCAAAGTTTTCGGCGATCAAGGTCAATGGCAAGCGTGCCTATGACCTTGCGCGTCGCGATGAAGATGTGGTGTTGCAGCCACGTCCGATTCTGATCAAGGATCTTCGACTGGTCGACATGCCAGATCGCGATCACGCCGTGTTTGACGTTGTGTCAGGCAAGGGCGCGTATATGCGATCTTTGGCGCGCGATATCGCGCTGCGCCTAGGCACCGTCGGCTATATCGCCGCGCTTCGCCGGACTTCGGCGGGGCCGTTTTCGGAAGGGAACGCCATTCCCCTGCAGGAACTGCTGGATATGGACCCGGACGAGGTGATGAAGAAACTGCTTCCGGTTGAGACCGCGCTGGACGACATCCCGGCGCTGGCCCTGACCGAAGTCGAGGCGCAACGCCTTTCCTCTGGCCAGCCCGTCGGGCTGTTGCCGGTGGCAAAGCGCAATGCCCTTGAAAACCCCGTCGTGCAGGACGAAATCGTCTGTGCCATGCTCCATGACCGCGCTGTTGCGTTGGCTGAGATCACTGGTGGCGAAATTCGACCTGTGCGTGTTTTTAATCTCTAA
- the rpsO gene encoding 30S ribosomal protein S15 codes for MSITAERKAELIKEYGQKDGDTGSPEVQVAILTERIKNLTEHMKEHNHDFHSRRGLLMMVGQRRRLLKYLQRKDQSRYESVIERLGIRR; via the coding sequence ATGTCGATTACTGCTGAACGCAAAGCTGAGCTGATCAAGGAATACGGTCAGAAAGACGGTGACACCGGTTCCCCCGAAGTCCAGGTTGCTATCCTGACTGAACGGATCAAGAACCTCACCGAGCACATGAAAGAACATAACCACGACTTCCACAGCCGTCGTGGTCTTCTCATGATGGTTGGTCAGCGTCGTCGTCTGCTGAAGTACCTGCAGCGCAAAGACCAGTCGCGTTACGAGAGCGTCATTGAACGCCTCGGTATTCGCCGCTGA
- the pnp gene encoding polyribonucleotide nucleotidyltransferase has product MFNVVRKEMQWGNAKLVLETGKIARQADGAVKVTYGETVVLCTAVGAKQPRPDVDFFPLTVNYQEKAFAAGKIPGGFFKREGRPSEKETLVSRLIDRPIRPLFHPQYRNDTQIVCTVLSHDMENDPDVVAMIGTSAALTISGLPFLGPIGAARVGYKDGEYLLNPSTEAVKESDLDLVVAGTRDGVMMVESEASELSEEIMLGAVKFGHEQFQGVLDLIIDLAEEAAKEPREVAELPEGYDALVEKIAALGTESLTAAYAHVVKQERSAAVSAAKADIVEKLGDEVPDALKGKVSSIIKDLEKDIVRGAILKTGKRIDGRTGADVRPIMGEVSVLPRSHGSSIFTRGETQALAVVTLGTGQDEQIVDALDGEYRESFMLHYNFPPYSVGEAGRMGSPGRREIGHGKLAWRALHPLMPGKDAFPYTTRIVSEVTESNGSSSMATVCASSLAMMDAGVPLARPVAGIAMGLIKEADDFAVLSDIMGDEDHLGDMDFKVAGTENGITSLQMDIKITSVTPDIMQIALKQARDGRLHILGEMAKALPEARGEVSGNAPTITQFSIPKDKIRDVIGSGGKVIREICEETGAKVDIEDDGSITVAHTDGAKGKQAVDWIKSIVAEPELNHIYDGKVVKAVDFGAFVNFFGARDGLVHISELAPERVKQVSDIVKEGDQVKVKVIGFDDRGKIKLSMKRVDQETGADLDAGDAE; this is encoded by the coding sequence ATGTTTAATGTCGTCCGTAAGGAAATGCAGTGGGGCAATGCCAAACTGGTTCTCGAAACCGGTAAAATCGCCCGTCAGGCAGATGGTGCCGTAAAGGTTACCTACGGTGAAACCGTTGTCCTGTGTACTGCTGTTGGCGCCAAACAGCCGCGCCCGGATGTCGACTTTTTCCCGCTGACGGTTAACTACCAGGAAAAAGCCTTTGCCGCTGGCAAAATCCCGGGTGGTTTCTTCAAACGTGAAGGCCGTCCGTCTGAAAAAGAAACCCTTGTTTCACGTCTGATCGACCGTCCGATCCGTCCGTTGTTCCACCCGCAGTACCGTAACGACACCCAGATCGTTTGTACCGTTCTGTCGCACGACATGGAAAACGATCCGGATGTGGTTGCCATGATCGGTACCTCGGCGGCCCTGACCATTTCCGGTCTGCCGTTCCTTGGCCCGATTGGTGCTGCCCGCGTTGGTTACAAGGATGGTGAATACCTGCTCAACCCGTCGACCGAAGCGGTCAAGGAAAGCGATCTGGATCTGGTTGTTGCCGGTACCCGTGATGGCGTGATGATGGTTGAATCCGAAGCATCCGAGCTGTCCGAAGAAATCATGCTTGGCGCCGTGAAGTTCGGTCACGAACAGTTCCAGGGCGTTCTTGATCTGATCATTGATCTGGCCGAAGAAGCAGCCAAAGAGCCGCGTGAAGTTGCAGAACTTCCGGAAGGCTACGACGCACTGGTCGAAAAAATCGCTGCTCTGGGCACCGAAAGCCTGACCGCTGCTTATGCACATGTTGTCAAACAGGAGCGTTCGGCCGCTGTTTCTGCTGCCAAGGCAGACATCGTCGAGAAACTTGGCGATGAAGTTCCCGATGCGCTTAAAGGCAAAGTTTCCTCGATCATCAAGGATCTGGAAAAAGACATCGTTCGCGGTGCGATCCTGAAAACCGGCAAGCGTATCGATGGTCGTACCGGTGCCGACGTTCGTCCGATCATGGGCGAAGTTTCGGTCCTGCCGCGTTCGCATGGCTCTTCGATCTTCACCCGTGGTGAAACTCAGGCACTGGCTGTTGTTACCCTTGGTACCGGTCAGGACGAGCAGATCGTTGACGCGCTGGACGGTGAATACCGTGAAAGCTTCATGCTGCATTACAACTTCCCGCCCTATTCGGTTGGCGAAGCTGGCCGTATGGGCTCGCCGGGCCGTCGTGAGATTGGTCACGGTAAACTGGCATGGCGTGCCCTGCACCCGCTGATGCCGGGCAAGGATGCCTTCCCGTACACCACCCGTATCGTTTCCGAAGTCACCGAATCAAACGGTTCTTCCTCGATGGCAACCGTTTGCGCAAGCTCGCTTGCGATGATGGATGCCGGTGTTCCGTTGGCACGCCCGGTTGCGGGTATCGCCATGGGCCTGATCAAGGAAGCCGACGATTTCGCAGTTCTGTCCGACATCATGGGTGACGAAGATCACCTTGGTGACATGGACTTCAAGGTTGCTGGTACCGAAAACGGCATTACCTCGCTGCAGATGGACATCAAGATCACTTCGGTAACCCCGGACATCATGCAGATCGCCCTGAAGCAGGCCCGCGATGGTCGTCTGCACATTCTTGGTGAAATGGCCAAAGCCCTTCCGGAAGCACGCGGTGAAGTTTCGGGTAACGCCCCGACCATCACCCAGTTCTCGATCCCGAAAGACAAAATTCGTGATGTCATCGGTTCGGGCGGTAAGGTCATTCGCGAAATCTGCGAAGAGACCGGTGCAAAGGTTGATATTGAAGATGATGGTTCGATCACTGTCGCACATACCGACGGTGCAAAAGGCAAGCAGGCCGTGGATTGGATCAAATCCATCGTTGCGGAACCTGAATTGAATCATATCTATGATGGTAAGGTCGTTAAGGCTGTCGATTTCGGCGCATTCGTGAACTTCTTTGGTGCGCGTGACGGTCTGGTTCACATTTCCGAACTGGCACCTGAGCGTGTCAAACAGGTTTCGGACATCGTGAAAGAAGGCGACCAGGTTAAGGTCAAAGTCATCGGTTTCGATGATCGCGGCAAAATCAAACTGTCGATGAAACGTGTTGACCAGGAAACCGGTGCCGACCTCGACGCAGGCGACGCCGAATAA
- a CDS encoding 2-nitropropane dioxygenase codes for MKALKPLVMSGKEVLPVIEGGKGVAVSTGKSSGAWAAAGGIGTFSAVNADSYDENGNLVPIEYAGKTRSDRHQELIAYGIRGGIAQAQIAHEMRNGEGRLHMNVLWEMGGAEPILHGVLEGAKGLIHGVTCGAGMPYKIAQISAQYGVHYYPIVSSARAFRALWLRAYKKTPEWLGGVVYEDPWRAGGHNGLSNSEDPLVPEDPFPRVAALREFMNSVGLNDVPIIMAGGVWFLRDFEDWIDNPEVAPVAFQFGTRPLLTQESEISDEWKQRLTSLKNGDVSLHKFSPTGFYSSAVRNAFLEDLHQRSDRQVRYSRTAEADLHVGIPLGRRGRPIYVREDDADKVKAWLEAGYTEGMPTPDDTMVFVTPESALTIKKDQIDCMGCLSQCQFSNWEQHEGTTGKRADPRSFCIQKTLQSIAHGAKVENELMFAGHNAYKFGEDPFYANGNIPTVKELVDRIMTGD; via the coding sequence TTGAAAGCCCTTAAACCGCTCGTCATGTCGGGTAAAGAAGTCTTGCCAGTTATCGAAGGTGGCAAAGGCGTTGCTGTATCGACGGGTAAAAGTTCCGGCGCATGGGCTGCTGCCGGTGGTATCGGGACTTTTTCCGCTGTGAATGCCGATTCTTATGATGAGAACGGCAATCTGGTCCCGATCGAATATGCAGGAAAAACCCGCAGTGACCGCCATCAGGAACTGATTGCCTACGGCATTCGTGGTGGTATTGCACAAGCACAGATCGCACATGAAATGCGGAACGGTGAAGGCCGTCTGCACATGAACGTATTGTGGGAAATGGGCGGTGCCGAACCGATCCTTCACGGCGTTCTTGAAGGTGCCAAAGGCCTGATCCACGGGGTAACCTGTGGTGCCGGTATGCCCTACAAGATTGCTCAGATTTCTGCGCAATACGGCGTTCACTATTATCCGATTGTCTCGTCAGCCCGTGCTTTCCGCGCATTGTGGCTGCGGGCCTATAAAAAGACCCCGGAATGGCTGGGTGGCGTGGTTTACGAAGATCCGTGGCGCGCTGGTGGCCATAATGGTCTGTCGAATTCCGAAGATCCGCTGGTGCCCGAGGATCCGTTCCCGCGTGTTGCGGCCCTTCGTGAATTCATGAACTCCGTTGGTCTGAATGATGTTCCGATCATCATGGCTGGTGGTGTGTGGTTCCTGCGTGATTTCGAAGACTGGATCGACAACCCCGAAGTGGCCCCGGTGGCCTTCCAGTTCGGGACTCGTCCGCTTCTGACACAGGAAAGCGAGATTTCCGACGAATGGAAACAGCGCCTGACCAGTCTTAAGAATGGTGACGTATCGCTGCATAAATTCAGCCCGACTGGCTTCTATAGTTCGGCTGTGCGCAATGCGTTCCTCGAAGATCTGCATCAGCGTTCTGACCGTCAGGTACGCTATTCGCGTACCGCCGAGGCGGATCTGCATGTCGGTATTCCGCTGGGCCGTCGCGGCCGTCCGATCTATGTGCGTGAAGACGATGCCGACAAGGTCAAGGCTTGGCTTGAAGCTGGCTATACCGAAGGCATGCCGACCCCGGATGACACCATGGTGTTTGTCACCCCGGAAAGCGCACTGACGATCAAGAAAGACCAGATCGACTGCATGGGTTGCCTGTCACAGTGCCAGTTCTCCAACTGGGAACAGCATGAAGGCACCACTGGCAAGCGCGCTGACCCGCGGTCCTTCTGTATCCAGAAGACGCTCCAGAGCATTGCCCATGGCGCAAAAGTTGAAAATGAACTGATGTTTGCCGGTCACAATGCCTACAAGTTTGGTGAAGACCCGTTCTACGCCAACGGCAATATTCCGACTGTGAAGGAACTGGTCGACCGCATCATGACGGGCGACTGA
- the irrA gene encoding iron response transcriptional regulator IrrA: MGHTSRPYTNALNRLKDANLRPTRQRLALARLLFDDGHRHVTAEQLHSEAMSNNIKVSLATVYNTLHQFTDARLLNEIVIDSGRSYFDTNTEPHYHFYCEEDGMLSDIPAGDVKIANIPNMPNGTELASVDLVFRLRRNQAAKDAA; this comes from the coding sequence ATGGGACATACATCGCGTCCATATACCAACGCGCTTAACCGGCTCAAGGATGCCAATCTGCGTCCGACGCGTCAGCGTCTGGCACTGGCACGTTTGCTGTTTGATGACGGCCATCGTCATGTCACAGCAGAACAGCTGCATTCCGAAGCCATGAGCAACAATATCAAGGTATCGCTGGCAACGGTTTACAACACCCTGCACCAGTTCACCGATGCGCGCCTTCTCAATGAAATCGTGATTGATTCGGGTCGGTCCTATTTCGATACCAACACCGAACCGCATTACCATTTCTATTGTGAAGAAGACGGCATGCTGTCTGACATTCCGGCAGGTGATGTCAAGATCGCAAACATTCCGAACATGCCCAACGGCACGGAACTGGCATCGGTTGATCTGGTATTCCGACTGCGTCGCAACCAGGCGGCGAAGGACGCAGCCTAA
- a CDS encoding rubrerythrin family protein, with translation MALKGTRTEANLRAAFAAEAQTNRRYLYFAQQADIEGYTEAAELFRTAAEAETGHAFGHLEFLETAGDPLTGKELGTTRLNLEAAIAQEKDEAETAYPEMARIAREEGLEDIAAWFESLARVEAAHADRIERLLTRMGSKMDGA, from the coding sequence ATGGCGCTTAAGGGAACACGTACCGAGGCAAACCTGCGCGCGGCCTTTGCCGCCGAGGCACAAACCAATCGTCGTTATCTTTACTTTGCCCAGCAGGCCGACATCGAAGGCTATACCGAGGCAGCCGAGCTGTTTCGCACCGCAGCCGAGGCCGAAACCGGCCATGCGTTCGGCCATCTGGAATTTCTTGAAACCGCAGGTGACCCTCTGACTGGCAAAGAATTGGGCACCACCCGCCTGAACCTTGAAGCGGCCATCGCGCAGGAAAAGGACGAGGCCGAAACGGCTTATCCGGAAATGGCCCGTATTGCCCGTGAAGAGGGCTTGGAAGATATCGCTGCATGGTTTGAAAGCCTGGCCCGGGTCGAGGCTGCTCACGCAGATCGCATCGAACGTCTTCTTACCCGAATGGGGAGCAAAATGGACGGTGCATAA
- a CDS encoding YciI family protein has protein sequence MFVVSLNYKVPLEQVDAHIEDHIAWLKQAYAKGMFLASGRKIPRDGGVILAKGDRAALEDELTRDPFHQHDLADYHITEFDPVMVADGLEALKG, from the coding sequence ATGTTTGTTGTCTCGCTGAACTACAAGGTTCCGCTTGAACAGGTCGATGCGCATATCGAAGACCATATCGCGTGGCTAAAGCAGGCCTATGCAAAGGGCATGTTTCTGGCATCTGGGCGCAAGATCCCGCGTGATGGCGGGGTTATCCTTGCCAAGGGGGATCGGGCCGCACTGGAAGATGAACTGACCCGCGATCCGTTTCATCAGCATGATCTGGCCGATTACCACATCACCGAATTTGATCCGGTGATGGTGGCAGACGGTCTAGAGGCGCTTAAGGGCTGA
- the eutC gene encoding ethanolamine ammonia-lyase subunit EutC, whose amino-acid sequence MSNLTNKKIPSGLDPWNTLRAHTDARIGLGRVGDGLPTERLLEFQMAHARARDSVHMAFEPGGVRDQLDGLDHTILDVHSAAPDRPTYLQRPDLGRLLDEDSVAALGKYAGDYDVAFILADGLSARATHDHAANTLKLILDHLGESWSVAPITLATQSRVGLGDEIGAALGAKLTVMLIGERPGLSSADSLGCYLTWGPRRGRSNADRNCVSNIRPAGLTPEKAAKKIAYLMVESRKMGLSGVALKDNSSNPELIEG is encoded by the coding sequence ATGAGCAACCTGACCAACAAGAAAATACCGAGCGGCCTTGATCCCTGGAACACACTTCGTGCCCATACCGATGCCCGTATCGGGCTTGGACGGGTGGGCGACGGGTTACCAACCGAAAGGTTGCTTGAATTCCAGATGGCGCATGCCCGCGCCCGGGATTCGGTGCATATGGCCTTTGAACCCGGCGGCGTGCGCGATCAGCTTGATGGACTTGATCACACGATCCTTGATGTCCATTCGGCCGCACCGGATCGCCCGACCTATCTGCAACGACCCGATCTTGGCCGATTGCTGGACGAAGACTCTGTTGCTGCGCTCGGCAAGTATGCCGGGGACTATGACGTTGCGTTCATTCTGGCGGATGGTCTTTCAGCCCGCGCCACCCATGACCATGCGGCCAATACCTTAAAGCTGATCCTTGATCACTTGGGGGAAAGCTGGTCAGTCGCGCCGATCACACTGGCCACCCAGTCACGTGTCGGACTGGGCGATGAAATTGGTGCTGCATTGGGCGCCAAGCTGACCGTGATGCTGATCGGTGAACGCCCGGGGCTTTCGAGTGCGGATTCACTTGGCTGCTATCTGACCTGGGGGCCACGGCGCGGGCGGTCGAACGCCGATCGCAACTGTGTTTCCAACATCCGTCCGGCTGGCCTGACCCCGGAAAAGGCCGCGAAAAAGATCGCTTATCTGATGGTCGAATCGCGCAAGATGGGACTGTCAGGTGTGGCGCTCAAGGACAACTCATCCAACCCGGAACTGATTGAAGGCTAG
- a CDS encoding ethanolamine ammonia-lyase subunit EutB produces MQTGAPFSFERFTFPDLKTLLAKASPLRSGDLLAGLAASSDEERVAARFALADVPLKQFLSEALVPYEDDDVTRMIIDDHDADAFAPVSSMTVGDFRNWLLTDDATPEALKHLAPGLTPEMVAAVSKLMRNQDLITVAKKCHVVTAFRNTIGLPGHLSVRLQPNHPTDDPAGVAASILDGLMHGSGDAVIGINPATDSPEAMIELLKLIDEVRERIDIPTQSCVLAHVTTAIDVMARNAPVDLVFQSIAGTQKANESFGITQAMLAEAEDAAKGLKRGTVGNNVMYFETGQGAALSADAHEGIDQQTVEARAYAVARKYSPLLVNTVVGFIGPEYLFDGKQITRAGLEDHFCGKLLGVPMGCDVCYTNHAEADQDDMDNLLTLLGVAGCNFVIGVPGADDIMLNYQSTSFHDAMYLRSVLGLQPAPEFAAWLRKMEILDQHGRTRPQLDGQAAQNLLAWSGAA; encoded by the coding sequence TTGCAGACCGGCGCGCCATTCAGTTTTGAACGCTTTACCTTTCCCGACCTGAAAACCCTGCTGGCAAAGGCAAGCCCGCTTCGGTCCGGCGATTTGCTGGCAGGGCTGGCGGCAAGCTCGGATGAAGAACGGGTCGCGGCGCGCTTTGCGCTGGCCGATGTGCCACTCAAACAGTTTCTGAGCGAGGCACTGGTCCCTTACGAGGATGACGACGTCACGCGCATGATCATTGATGATCATGATGCAGATGCTTTTGCACCGGTATCCTCGATGACCGTCGGTGATTTTCGTAACTGGCTTCTGACCGACGATGCGACCCCCGAAGCACTTAAACATCTGGCCCCCGGCCTGACACCGGAAATGGTCGCGGCGGTGTCAAAACTGATGCGCAATCAAGACCTGATCACGGTTGCCAAGAAATGCCATGTCGTCACCGCCTTTCGCAATACGATCGGCCTGCCCGGCCATCTTTCGGTGCGCCTGCAACCCAATCATCCGACTGATGATCCTGCGGGTGTTGCGGCCTCGATCCTTGACGGTCTGATGCATGGTAGCGGCGATGCGGTGATTGGCATCAACCCGGCCACTGACAGCCCGGAAGCCATGATTGAGCTTCTCAAGCTAATCGACGAAGTCCGCGAACGGATCGATATCCCGACCCAGTCGTGCGTTTTGGCCCATGTCACGACGGCGATTGATGTTATGGCGCGCAATGCCCCGGTTGATCTGGTGTTCCAGTCGATTGCCGGCACGCAAAAGGCCAATGAAAGCTTTGGCATCACCCAGGCCATGCTGGCCGAGGCCGAAGACGCCGCCAAGGGGCTTAAGCGCGGCACGGTCGGCAACAATGTCATGTATTTTGAAACCGGGCAGGGTGCTGCGCTTTCGGCCGATGCCCACGAAGGCATTGATCAGCAAACTGTCGAGGCCCGCGCCTATGCGGTCGCGCGCAAATATTCACCGCTTCTGGTCAATACGGTGGTCGGCTTCATCGGTCCGGAATATCTGTTTGATGGCAAGCAAATCACCCGCGCCGGGCTTGAGGACCATTTTTGTGGCAAGTTGCTTGGCGTGCCGATGGGCTGTGATGTTTGCTATACCAACCATGCCGAGGCCGATCAGGATGACATGGACAACCTGCTGACCCTGCTCGGCGTTGCTGGGTGTAACTTCGTCATCGGGGTGCCCGGTGCGGATGACATTATGCTCAATTACCAAAGCACAAGCTTCCATGATGCGATGTATCTCCGCTCTGTACTGGGTCTGCAACCGGCCCCGGAATTTGCCGCCTGGCTGCGCAAGATGGAAATCCTTGATCAGCATGGCCGAACCCGTCCGCAACTTGACGGGCAGGCAGCGCAAAACCTTCTGGCATGGTCGGGGGCCGCTTAA
- a CDS encoding ABC transporter ATP-binding protein has product MVTLRLENIGTRYGKVQVVSDVTTPTIQPGTVTAVIGPNAAGKSSLFRRVAGLAKGDGIVDLGSHRKERNTICYMPQDTGSTAVLSVYESIILAAKQGSSLRVRADELARIDDILAALRIGDLAARNLGELSGGQRQLVAIAQTLVRDPKILLMDEPTSALDLHRQMEVLSFMRDVAKGQNIIVLIAIHDLNHALQYCDQAMAIRNGKMVAFGPCSDVIDSDLLRDVYQVDGHVELNSLGHPHIVLRGPSDETNSRHNTATARKTLTEVAQAAQ; this is encoded by the coding sequence ATGGTAACGCTGCGTCTCGAAAATATCGGAACCCGTTATGGCAAGGTGCAGGTGGTATCTGATGTTACCACTCCGACGATCCAGCCAGGCACCGTAACAGCCGTCATCGGCCCGAATGCAGCCGGCAAATCCAGCCTGTTTCGCCGCGTGGCCGGCCTTGCAAAGGGCGATGGTATTGTTGACCTTGGATCACACCGCAAGGAACGCAATACGATTTGTTATATGCCTCAGGATACTGGCTCAACCGCGGTGCTATCGGTCTATGAATCGATCATTCTGGCCGCCAAGCAGGGATCAAGCCTGCGCGTGCGGGCAGATGAACTGGCACGTATTGACGATATTCTGGCCGCCCTTCGTATTGGCGATCTCGCCGCGCGTAACTTGGGCGAGCTTAGCGGCGGGCAACGCCAACTGGTCGCGATTGCCCAGACCCTGGTGCGTGATCCGAAAATCCTTTTGATGGATGAACCGACATCAGCACTTGATCTGCATCGCCAGATGGAAGTCCTGTCCTTTATGCGTGATGTCGCCAAGGGCCAGAACATCATCGTCCTGATCGCCATTCACGACCTGAACCACGCCCTGCAATATTGCGATCAGGCCATGGCCATTCGCAATGGCAAGATGGTCGCGTTCGGTCCGTGTTCTGATGTCATCGACAGTGACCTTCTGCGCGATGTCTATCAGGTTGATGGCCATGTCGAACTCAATTCGCTTGGCCATCCGCATATCGTCCTGCGCGGCCCGAGCGATGAAACCAACAGTCGGCACAATACGGCCACGGCCCGCAAGACCCTGACGGAGGTCGCACAGGCTGCACAATAG
- a CDS encoding iron ABC transporter permease: MTTNQLSIEAGSVHYKARSLRRFMLLLAMAGALFLSFAIDLATGPANYPLSDVIATLLDPSSATDQLRVVIWDIRMPVALMALTVGAALSTAGAQMQTILANPLASPFTLGISAAAGFGAALALVLGVALLPAFVEFIIPLNAFIMAMGTALIIHFFSRMRGVTVETIVLLGIALVFTFNALLALLQYLASEQALAAVVFWTMGSLVKATWTKVAVTAIAVVIAIPLFARQAWALTALRLGDAKAESFGVNVQGLRLRTMLIVSLLAAIPVSFVGTIGFIGLVGPHIARMLVGEDQRFFLPASILCGALILSATSVLSKLLIPGAILPIGVITALVGVPFFFSLIFASRRKSW, translated from the coding sequence ATGACGACCAACCAACTCAGTATCGAAGCCGGGAGCGTGCATTACAAGGCACGCTCCCTGCGTCGTTTCATGCTCCTGCTTGCAATGGCGGGGGCATTGTTTCTTTCATTTGCCATCGATCTGGCAACGGGTCCGGCGAACTATCCGTTATCAGATGTGATCGCCACCCTGCTTGATCCTTCGTCGGCGACTGATCAGTTGCGCGTGGTGATCTGGGATATCCGCATGCCGGTCGCCCTCATGGCATTGACCGTGGGCGCGGCGCTGTCGACTGCTGGCGCACAGATGCAGACCATCCTTGCCAACCCGCTGGCAAGCCCGTTTACGCTGGGCATTTCGGCCGCCGCCGGGTTTGGCGCGGCGCTGGCGCTTGTACTAGGGGTCGCCCTTCTGCCGGCCTTTGTCGAATTCATCATTCCGCTCAATGCCTTCATCATGGCGATGGGCACGGCCCTGATCATTCATTTCTTCAGCCGCATGCGTGGCGTGACGGTTGAAACCATCGTGTTGCTTGGCATTGCACTGGTCTTTACCTTCAATGCGCTTCTGGCCCTTTTGCAGTATCTGGCAAGTGAACAGGCCCTTGCGGCCGTTGTCTTCTGGACCATGGGGTCACTGGTCAAGGCGACCTGGACCAAGGTGGCGGTCACCGCCATCGCGGTCGTTATCGCCATTCCGCTTTTTGCCCGTCAGGCATGGGCATTGACCGCCCTTCGTCTGGGCGATGCCAAGGCGGAAAGCTTTGGGGTGAATGTGCAGGGGCTTCGTCTGCGCACCATGCTGATTGTCAGCCTTCTGGCCGCCATTCCGGTTTCCTTTGTCGGCACCATCGGCTTCATCGGACTTGTCGGGCCACATATTGCCCGCATGCTGGTGGGTGAAGATCAACGCTTCTTCCTGCCGGCATCGATCCTGTGTGGCGCCCTGATCCTGTCGGCGACGTCCGTGTTGTCAAAGCTGCTGATCCCAGGCGCCATCCTGCCCATCGGGGTGATTACCGCCCTTGTCGGTGTACCCTTCTTCTTCTCGCTGATTTTCGCAAGTCGGAGGAAATCATGGTAA